The following are encoded in a window of Phaseolus vulgaris cultivar G19833 chromosome 3, P. vulgaris v2.0, whole genome shotgun sequence genomic DNA:
- the LOC137807317 gene encoding transcription factor bHLH146-like: MEGQVAKRRRVYSVEPNQIVRSIFTRNYLNHLVPALVKIKEKSSIEDNSHCDINNAVKYEVDMAMVLSAQGFAWSNGLKVKLQNDHFRVNAAKSSTFLENEDGEGSPKACDKNEVVPMEFSSNPSSKSKVEALGSKSKCKELSEMERDLAREDDNEDEDINKQLKRLRRLIPGGEEMCDEQMGKELESYISCLQMQVNALQLLLPQTR, encoded by the coding sequence ATGGAAGGGCAAGTAGCTAAACGCAGACGTGTATACTCTGTGGAACCAAACCAAATAGTGAGATCTATATTTACTAGGAATTATTTGAACCATTTAGTTCCAGCGTTGGTGAAGATAAAGGAAAAGAGCTCTATAGAAGATAACAGCCATTGTGATATTAACAATGCTGTCAAGTATGAGGTGGACATGGCAATGGTGTTGTCAGCACAAGGTTTTGCATGGAGTAACGGCCTTAAAGTCAAGCTTCAAAACGATCATTTTCGTGTCAATGCAGCTAAAAGCAGTACGTTTCTTGAAAATGAGGATGGTGAAGGTTCACCAAAGGCTTGTGACAAAAATGAGGTTGTCCCAATGGAATTCTCTTCAAACCCTAGCTCGAAGTCTAAGGTAGAGGCTCTAGGGAGCAAGTCCAAGTGCAAGGAATTGTCAGAAATGGAACGGGATTTGGCCAGAGAAGATGATAATGAAGATGAGGACATCAACAAGCAGTTGAAGAGGCTGAGAAGGTTAATACCTGGAGGAGAAGAGATGTGTGATGAACAAATGGGTAAAGAGCTTGAGAGTTACATAAGCTGTTTGCAAATGCAGGTGAACGCTCTTCAGTTACTGCTGCCACAGACGCGTTAA
- the LOC137807318 gene encoding plasma membrane ATPase 4: MAADKAAITLDQIKNETVDLERIPIEEVFQQLKCSREGLSGDEGANRLQIFGPNKLEEKKESKLLKFLGFMWNPLSWVMEAAAIMAIALANGDGRPPDWQDFVGIVCLLVINSTISFIEENNAGNAAAALMAGLAPKTKVLRDGKWTEQEAAILVPGDIISIKLGDIIPADARLLEGDPLKVDQSALTGESLPATKGPGDEVFSGSTCKQGEIEAVVIATGVHTFFGKAAHLVDSTNQVGHFQKVLTAIGNFCICSIAIGMLAEIIVMYPIQHRKYRDGIDNLLVLLIGGIPIAMPTVLSVTMAIGSHRLSQQGAITKRMTAIEEMAGMDVLCSDKTGTLTLNKLSVDKNLVEVFAKGVDKDHVILLAARASRTENQDAIDAAIVGMLADPKEARAGAREVHFLPFNPVDKRTALTYIDDDGNWHRSSKGAPEQIMTLCNLREDAKKKVHSIIDKFAERGLRSLAVARQEVPEKTKESAGSAWQFVGLLSLFDPPRHDSAETIRRALHLGVNVKMITGDQLAIAKETGRRLGMGTNMYPSASLLGQDKDASIASLPVEELIEKADGFAGVFPEHKYEIVKKLQDRKHICGMTGDGVNDAPALKKADIGIAVADATDAARGASDIVLTEPGLSVIISAVLTSRAIFQRMKNYTIYAVSITIRIVFGFMFIALIWKFDFSPFMVLIIAILNDGTIMTISKDRVKPSPLPDSWKLQEIFATGVVLGSYLALMTIIFFWAMKETDFFPEKFGVRHLNHDEMMSALYLQVSIVSQALIFVTRSRSWSFVERPGMLLIIAFMIAQMIATIIAVYADWSFAKVKGIGWGWAGVIWLYSIVFYFPLDLMKFAIRYILSGKAWVNLLENKTAFTTKKDYGREEREAQWAHAQRTLHGLQPPETTSIFNEKNSYRELSEIAEQAMKRAEVARLRELHTLKGHVESVVKLKGLDIDNIQQHYTV; the protein is encoded by the exons ATGGCTGCTGACAAAGCAGCTATCACTCTCGACCAAATCAAGAACGAGACTGTTGATCTG GAACGTATTCCTATCGAGGAAGTGTTCCAGCAACTGAAATGTTCCAGAGAAGGATTGTCCGGGGACGAAGGAGCCAATCGGCTTCAAATATTTGGGCCAAACAAGCTAGAGGAGAAAAAG GAAAGCAAATTACTCAAGTTTCTTGGGTTCATGTGGAACCCTCTGTCATGGGTGATGGAAGCTGCAGCTATTATGGCAATTGCTCTTGCAAATGGGGATGGAAGACCCCCAGATTGGCAAGATTTTGTGGGTATTGTGTGCTTGCTGGTGATCAACTCCACCATAAGTTtcattgaagaaaataatgCTGGTAATGCAGCTGCTGCTCTTATGGCTGGTCTTGCTCCTAAGACAAAG GTTCTTAGAGATGGTAAATGGACTGAGCAAGAAGCTGCTATTCTAGTTCCTGGAGACATCATAAGCATCAAACTAGGTGATATTATTCCGGCTGATGCTCGACTTCTCGAGGGTGATCCTTTGAAGGTTGATCAATCCGCCTTGACTGGAGAGTCACTTCCTGCTACCAAGGGTCCTGGAGATGAAGTTTTCTCTGGATCAACTTGTAAGCAAGGTGAAATTGAAGCTGTTGTCATTGCAACTGGTGTCCACACATTTTTTGGGAAAGCAGCTCACCTGGTGGATAGTACCAACCAAGTTGGTCACTTCCAGAAAGTGCTTACTGCAATTGGAAACTTCTGTATTTGTTCCATTGCAATTGGTATGTTGGCTGAGATCATAGTCATGTACCCGATTCAGCACCGCAAGTACAGAGATGGAATTGACAACCTTCTGGTCCTCTTGATTGGAGGAATTCCCATTGCTATGCCCACTGTGCTGTCTGTGACAATGGCCATTGGTTCTCACAGGCTTTCTCAGCAGGGTGCTATAACGAAGAGAATGACAGCCATTGAAGAAATGGCCGGTATGGACGTCCTTTGCAGTGACAAGACAGGTACACTCACCCTTAACAAGTTGAGTGTTGACAAGAACTTGGTTGAGGTCTTTGCAAAGGGTGTTGACAAGGATCACGTGATCCTTCTTGCCGCAAGGGCTTCCAGGACTGAAAACCAGGATGCAATAGATGCTGCCATTGTTGGAATGCTTGCTGATCCAAAAGAG GCAAGGGCTGGGGCAAGAGAAGTACATTTCTTACCCTTTAATCCTGTTGACAAGAGAACTGCTTTGACTTACATTGATGACGATGGAAATTGGCACCGTTCAAGCAAAGGTGCTCCTGAGCAG aTCATGACTCTGTGTAACCTCAGGGAAGATGCAAAGAAGAAGGTTCATAGTATTATTGACAAGTTTGCAGAAAGAGGGCTTCGTTCACTTGCTGTTGCTAGACAG GAAGTTCCtgagaaaacaaaagaaagcGCTGGCAGTGCATGGCAGTTTGTTGGTTTGTTGTCACTGTTCGACCCTCCCAGACATGACAGTGCTGAAACTATCCGTAGAGCTCTCCATCTTGGTGTAAATGTCAAGATGATTACTG GGGATCAACTTGCCATAGCTAAGGAGACTGGACGAAGACTCGGGATGGGAACTAATATGTACCCATCTGCTTCCTTGCTTGGTCAAGACAAAGATGCAAGTATTGCTTCTCTTCCAGTAGAAGAGCTTATTGAGAAGGCAGATGGTTTTGCTGGAGTATTTCCAG AGCACAAGTATGAAATTGTCAAGAAGTTGCAAGATAGGAAACACATCTGTGGAATGACTGGAGATGGTGTCAATGACGCTCCTGCTTTGAAGAAGGCCGATATTGGAATCGCTGTTGCTGATGCAACTGATGCTGCTAGAGGTGCTTCTGATATTGTACTGACAGAACCTGGTTTGAGTGTTATCATTAGTGCCGTCTTAACTAGCAGGGCTATTTTCCAGAGAATGAAAAACTACACG ATATATGCAGTATCTATCACTATCCGCATAGTG TTTGGCTTCATGTTCATCGCATTGATCTGGAAGTTCGACTTCTCTCCTTTCATGGTTTTGATCATTGCCATTCTGAATGATG GAACAATCATGACAATTTCAAAGGACAGAGTGAAGCCATCTCCCTTGCCTGATAGCTGGAAACTGCAAGAAATATTTGCTACTGGGGTTGTGCTTGGAAGTTACTTGGCACTGATGACTATCATATTCTTCTGGGCAATGAAAGAAACTGATTTCTTCCCT GAAAAATTTGGAGTTAGACACCTGAATCATGATGAAATGATGTCTGCTTTGTATTTACAAGTCAGTATAGTCAGCCAGGCTCTGATATTTGTTACCCGTTCTCGAAGCTGGTCCTTTGTTGAACGCCCTGGAATGCTGTTAATTATCGCTTTCATGATTGCTCAGATG ATTGCTACAATCATAGCAGTGTATGCTGACTGGAGCTTTGCAAAGGTGAAAGGAATTGGTTGGGGTTGGGCAGGAGTCATATGGCTTTACAGTATTGTCTTCTATTTTCCTCTTGACCTCATGAAGTTTGCCATCCGTTACATATTGAGTGGCAAGGCTTGGGTAAACCTCCTAGAAAACAAG ACTGCCTTCACCACCAAGAAAGACTACGGTAGGGAGGAGAGGGAAGCTCAGTGGGCTCATGCTCAGAGGACCCTGCATGGACTTCAACCACCAGAAACTACTAGCATTTTCAATGAGAAGAACAGTTATAGAGAACTCTCAGAGATTGCGGAGCAGGCCATGAAAAGAGCTGAAGTTGCAAG GCTTCGTGAGCTTCACACACTGAAAGGGCATGTTGAGTCTGTTGTGAAGCTGAAGGGTTTGGACATTGATAATATCCAGCAACACTACACAGTGTGA